A portion of the Gammaproteobacteria bacterium genome contains these proteins:
- a CDS encoding cytochrome c4 — protein sequence MSLGAGSAFAAFEGGDAAAGEAKSALCAGCHGGDGNSPAADFPRLAGQYAGYIVKQVKDFQNGVRANNDIMAGMAATVASVEDAKDIAAYFASKKMAKDPLVPVNADLAKKGEKLFNEGNMKSGVYGCVNCHGERGKGKAANITQFPRIGGQHRDYIIKQLNDFRAGTRKNDPGSMMADIAKKLSDDEVKAVSEYLSAQLP from the coding sequence ATGTCGCTGGGCGCGGGGAGTGCTTTCGCCGCGTTCGAGGGCGGTGATGCCGCCGCGGGTGAAGCGAAGTCTGCCCTGTGCGCGGGCTGTCACGGCGGGGACGGCAACAGTCCGGCCGCCGATTTTCCGCGTCTGGCGGGCCAGTATGCAGGGTACATCGTAAAGCAGGTCAAGGATTTCCAGAACGGCGTGCGCGCCAATAACGACATCATGGCCGGCATGGCGGCGACGGTGGCCAGCGTGGAAGACGCCAAGGACATCGCGGCGTACTTCGCCAGCAAGAAGATGGCGAAGGACCCCCTGGTCCCGGTCAACGCCGATCTGGCCAAGAAGGGTGAGAAGTTGTTCAACGAAGGCAATATGAAGTCCGGCGTCTACGGCTGCGTCAATTGTCATGGCGAGCGCGGCAAGGGCAAGGCGGCCAATATCACGCAATTCCCGCGCATCGGCGGCCAGCACCGCGATTACATCATCAAGCAGCTGAACGACTTTCGAGCGGGCACCCGCAAGAACGATCCCGGCAGCATGATGGCCGACATCGCCAAGAAGCTGTCCGACGACGAGGTCAAGGCGGTGTCGGAGTATCTGTCCGCACAGTTGCCCTGA
- a CDS encoding ABC transporter ATP-binding protein, which translates to MLKPRQLEIRDIECRYDGHPVVDGLTLGIDEGGIACLLGPSGCGKTTALRAIAGFEPVWRGEIALKGAVVSRPGFQLAPERRRLGMVFQDYALFPHLNVHDNVVFGLRGLDKAQRHRIAGELLEVIGLSGIERRYPHELSGGQQQRVALARALAVNPDLILLDEPFSNLDVELRERLGKEIGDLLRSRRITTLMVTHDQQEAFALGDWIGIMKDGRLIQWDTPFNLYHQPANRFVAGFIGSGVFVKGTLTASNAVQTAFGTLRGLHAYPWPAGTAVDVLLRPDDIVPDPAGELQAEVVQKVFKGAEILYTLRLATGIDVLSLFPSHRDHALGEQVRLRVCAEHVVAFAAE; encoded by the coding sequence GTGTTGAAGCCGCGGCAACTGGAAATCAGGGACATCGAGTGCCGGTATGACGGCCATCCCGTCGTCGACGGCCTCACCCTCGGCATCGATGAGGGTGGAATCGCCTGCCTGCTCGGACCGAGCGGCTGCGGCAAGACGACCGCGCTGCGCGCCATCGCCGGATTCGAGCCGGTCTGGCGGGGCGAGATCGCGCTGAAGGGAGCCGTCGTATCGCGCCCGGGCTTTCAGCTGGCGCCTGAGCGACGGCGGCTCGGCATGGTGTTCCAGGACTACGCCCTGTTTCCCCACCTGAACGTCCACGACAACGTGGTATTCGGCCTGCGCGGCCTCGACAAGGCACAACGGCACAGGATCGCCGGCGAACTGCTCGAGGTCATCGGCCTGTCCGGCATCGAACGGCGCTACCCGCACGAGCTGTCGGGCGGTCAGCAGCAGCGCGTCGCGCTGGCGCGCGCACTGGCCGTCAATCCCGATCTCATCCTGCTGGACGAACCGTTCTCCAACCTCGACGTCGAGCTGCGCGAGCGGCTTGGCAAGGAGATCGGGGATCTGCTCAGATCCCGCCGCATCACCACCCTGATGGTGACGCATGACCAGCAGGAGGCGTTCGCACTGGGCGACTGGATCGGCATCATGAAAGACGGCCGCCTCATCCAGTGGGATACCCCGTTCAACCTGTATCACCAGCCGGCGAACCGCTTCGTTGCGGGATTCATCGGCAGCGGAGTCTTCGTCAAGGGCACCCTGACGGCATCGAATGCCGTCCAGACCGCCTTCGGCACGCTGCGCGGCCTGCATGCCTACCCCTGGCCCGCCGGTACGGCGGTCGATGTCCTGCTGCGCCCGGACGACATCGTCCCGGACCCCGCCGGCGAGTTGCAGGCCGAGGTGGTGCAGAAGGTTTTCAAGGGGGCCGAGATCCTCTACACCTTGAGGCTCGCAACGGGCATCGACGTGCTGTCGCTGTTTCCGAGCCACCGCGATCATGCGCTCGGCGAACAGGTGCGTCTGCGGGTGTGCGCCGAACACGTGGTCGCGTTCGCCGCCGAGTGA
- the argF gene encoding ornithine carbamoyltransferase, which produces MATPRHFLTLLDLDTAQLLRLIRRADELKAMQHRGEIYEPLKNRVLGMVFEKSSTRTRVSFETAMIQFGGGAIFLSPRDTQLGRGEPVEDTARVLSRMVDAIMLRTYTHEMQERFAAQSRVPVINGLSDLHHPCQLLADMQTYFELRGDIRGRTVAWIGDGNNMCNSYIHAARRLGFQLRVACPPDYAPAIVNDPDNAAAVQIGSDPMAAADGADLVVTDVWASMGQEDEAGHRQQAFQAFQVNGAVMQRARPDALFMHCLPAHRGEEVSAEVMDGPCSVVWEEAENRLHAQKALLELLLVKTD; this is translated from the coding sequence ATGGCCACGCCCAGGCATTTCCTCACGCTGCTCGACCTCGATACCGCGCAATTGCTGCGCCTGATCCGGCGCGCCGACGAGCTGAAGGCGATGCAGCACCGCGGCGAGATCTACGAGCCGCTGAAGAACCGTGTGCTCGGCATGGTGTTCGAGAAATCCTCGACGCGCACCCGCGTCTCGTTCGAGACCGCGATGATCCAGTTCGGCGGCGGCGCCATCTTCCTCTCCCCGCGCGACACCCAGCTCGGGCGCGGCGAACCGGTGGAAGATACGGCCCGCGTGCTGTCGCGCATGGTGGATGCCATCATGCTGCGCACCTACACCCACGAGATGCAGGAGCGCTTCGCCGCGCAGTCGCGCGTCCCGGTCATCAACGGACTGTCCGACCTGCATCACCCCTGCCAGCTGCTGGCGGACATGCAGACATATTTCGAGCTGCGCGGCGACATCCGCGGCAGGACCGTGGCGTGGATCGGGGACGGCAACAATATGTGCAACTCCTACATCCACGCCGCGCGCCGCCTCGGTTTCCAGTTGCGCGTGGCCTGCCCGCCGGATTACGCCCCCGCCATCGTGAACGACCCGGACAACGCCGCGGCGGTCCAGATCGGCAGCGATCCCATGGCGGCGGCGGACGGCGCCGACCTTGTGGTCACGGACGTGTGGGCCAGCATGGGGCAGGAAGACGAGGCCGGACACCGCCAGCAGGCGTTCCAGGCGTTCCAGGTGAACGGCGCCGTCATGCAGCGCGCGCGGCCGGATGCGCTGTTCATGCACTGCCTGCCGGCGCACCGCGGCGAGGAGGTCAGCGCCGAGGTGATGGACGGACCTTGCAGCGTGGTCTGGGAAGAGGCGGAGAACCGCCTCCATGCACAGAAGGCGCTGCTCGAGCTGCTGCTCGTAAAGACGGACTGA